The Octadecabacter arcticus 238 genome contains a region encoding:
- a CDS encoding DUF6444 domain-containing protein, which yields MDQVTALEQLLATALRRIAELEAALASMAQENADLRRQLAKNSSNSSKPPSSDGLKKPVPRSLRGKSGKKSGG from the coding sequence ATGGACCAAGTTACTGCTCTTGAACAACTCCTCGCCACGGCTCTGCGCAGGATCGCCGAGTTGGAAGCCGCGTTGGCGAGCATGGCGCAAGAGAATGCGGATCTGCGGCGTCAGTTGGCCAAGAACAGCAGTAATAGCAGCAAGCCGCCTTCGAGTGATGGGTTGAAGAAGCCGGTACCGCGTAGCCTGCGTGGTAAGTCCGGTAAGAAAAGTGGTGGCTAA